One genomic window of Danio rerio strain Tuebingen ecotype United States chromosome 24, GRCz12tu, whole genome shotgun sequence includes the following:
- the crp6 gene encoding C-reactive protein 6 isoform X1: MLGFIFTLLILTPAAAEVGLGGKVLLFPTQTATSYVKLTPDKPLSLSAFTLCMRVATELLGERSVILFAYRTSEVDELNVWRRKNGSVGLFIQTSSNPASFYLPPLSTFQTHLCVSWKSATGLTAFWVDGRRSLYQIYKKDASVRPGGTVLLGQDPDSYVGSFDANQCFIGEITDVKLWDYVLSEIQIKALYSNQDPLVAAGNVFDWNTVKYDVVGNVTVANNSL, encoded by the exons ATGTTGGGCTTTATTTTCACTCTGCTCATTCTGACACCAGCAGCTGCTGAAG TGGGTCTTGGTGGAAAAGTTCTTCTGTTTCCAACCCAAACTGCTACCAGTTATGTTAAACTGACTCCTGATAAACCCCTGAGTCTGTCAGCGTTTACTCTCTGCATGCGTGTGGCGACCGAGCTGCTGGGCGAGCGATCGGTCATTCTGTTCGCCTACCGCACTTCTGAAGTTGATGAACTCAATGTGTGGAGACGGAAAAATGGCAGTGTGGGTTTGTTTATTCAGACTAGTAGCAATCCAGCAAGTTTCTATCTTCCCCCTCTCTCCACATTTCAGACTCATCTGTGCGTGTCCTGGAAGTCTGCAACTGGTCTTACTGCTTTTTGGGTGGACGGGCGTCGCAGTTTGTACCAGATCTATAAGAAAGATGCCTCTGTCAGACCTGGCGGCACCGTACTGCTCGGACAGGACCCTGATTCATATGTAGGTTCGTTTGACGCAAATCAGTGCTTTATTGGTGAAATTACAGATGTGAAACTGTGGGATTATGTTCTGTCTGAGATCCAGATTAAGGCTTTGTATTCAAACCAGGATCCATTGGTGGCAGCGGGAAATGTGTTTGACTGGAACACCGTCAAATATGATGTTGTGGGAAATGTGACGGTGGCTAATAATAGTCTCTGA
- the crp6 gene encoding C-reactive protein 6 precursor (The RefSeq protein has 7 substitutions compared to this genomic sequence): MLGFIFTLLILTPAAAEVGLGGKVLLFQTQTATSYVKLTPDKPLSLSAFTLCMRVATELLGERSVILFAYRTSEVDELNVWRRKNGSVGLFIQTSSNPASFYLPPLSTFQTHLCVSWESATGLTAFWVDGRRSLYQIYKKDASVRPGGTVLLGQDPDSYVGSFDANQCFIGEITDVKLWDYVLSEIQIKALYSNQDPLVPAGNVFDWDTVKYDVVGNVTVANDNH, from the exons ATGTTGGGCTTTATTTTCACTCTGCTCATTCTGACACCAGCAGCTGCTGAAG TGGGTCTTGGTGGAAAAGTTCTTCTGTTTCCAACCCAAACTGCTACCAGTTATGTTAAACTGACTCCTGATAAACCCCTGAGTCTGTCAGCGTTTACTCTCTGCATGCGTGTGGCGACCGAGCTGCTGGGCGAGCGATCGGTCATTCTGTTCGCCTACCGCACTTCTGAAGTTGATGAACTCAATGTGTGGAGACGGAAAAATGGCAGTGTGGGTTTGTTTATTCAGACTAGTAGCAATCCAGCAAGTTTCTATCTTCCCCCTCTCTCCACATTTCAGACTCATCTGTGCGTGTCCTGGAAGTCTGCAACTGGTCTTACTGCTTTTTGGGTGGACGGGCGTCGCAGTTTGTACCAGATCTATAAGAAAGATGCCTCTGTCAGACCTGGCGGCACCGTACTGCTCGGACAGGACCCTGATTCATATGTAGGTTCGTTTGACGCAAATCAGTGCTTTATTGGTGAAATTACAGATGTGAAACTGTGGGATTATGTTCTGTCTGAGATCCAGATTAAGGCTTTGTATTCAAACCAGGATCCATTGGTGGCAGCGGGAAATGTGTTTGACTGGAACACCGTCAAATATGATGTTGTGGGAAATGTGACGGTGGCTAATAATAGTCTCTGA